One genomic window of Mustela lutreola isolate mMusLut2 chromosome 14, mMusLut2.pri, whole genome shotgun sequence includes the following:
- the SLAMF6 gene encoding SLAM family member 6 isoform X3: MFWLLPPLLLVFSSPGNTASQDSSKPLRVNGVLGEAVTLSLKPPVPTGIQSTTWLHNGNSIAFILPKAVSDSNFFVTDPEWKDRLQPAENYSLRLSNLTGADAGRYCAQMTIQTSKEFSCYTLQVFRRLRNVQTASHTWLSETGTCEIHLTCFVENSKDTFIRWQVVGNTSVNEANLSISWDSRNSGEQEFTCIAENPVSNISLSVSTQRLCEGVLSTKNQPDAKWIVTVVVVVLMCTAIIVGLFVWRKKDRLWRTGIFHFSTPQTLSPETIRNIDYVSVSPGNTVYAHVTHPNRQINSPIPVKSSDFSTIYSTVHQSKEPLHQRREFPHICLKTLSACLLTLQVSIYTCYPPRKTFRPLDLTLNPVMLPHLMCHLSYAIKYLFLFKVLYCTLSRKGTMMILSLYPEPLAHRKCSTDTF, encoded by the exons GGAACACAGCTTCGCAAGACAGCTCAAAGCCACTGAGAGTGAATGGGGTCTTGGGGGAGGCGGTAACCCTTTCCCTGAAGCCTCCTGTGCCGACGGGTATTCAGTCCACCACCTGGCTTCACAATGGAAACTCCATCGCCTTCATACTGCCGAAAGCTGTCTCAGATTCCAACTTTTTCGTGACTGACCCAGAATGGAAAGATCGACTGCAGCCAGCGGAGAACTACTCCCTACGACTCAGCAACCTGACCGGGGCAGACGCAGGACGTTACTGCGCCCAGATGACCATTCAGACCTCTAAAGAGTTCTCCTGTTACACTCTGCAGGTCTTCA GACGGCTGAGGAACGTACAAACTGCCAGTCACACTTGGCTGTCTGAGACTGGGACCTGTGAGATCCATCTGACCTGCTTTGTGGAGAACTCAAAGGACACCTTCATAAGGTGGCAGGTTGTAGGAAACACATCTGTAAATGAAGCAAACCTCTCCatctcctgggactccaggaatTCCGGGGAACAGGAGTTCACCTGCATAGCTGAGAATCCTGTCAGCAACATATCCCTCTCTGTCTCCACACAGAGACTCTGTGAAG gtgTTTTGAGTACGAAAAATCAGCCTGATGCCAAGTGGATTGTAACTGTGGTTGTGGTTGTTTTGATGTGCACAGCCATCATTGTGGGGTTAtttgtttggaggaaaaaagaTCGTTTGTGGAGGACAG gcaTCTTTCATTTCTCTACTCCACAAACCCTGAGTCCTG AGACCATAAGGAACATAGACTATGTCTCCGTCTCTCCAGGGAATACCGTGTATGCTCATGTCACACATCCAAACAGG CAAATAAATAGCCCAATACCTGTGAAAAGCAGTGATTTCTCCACCATTTACTCCACAGTTCATCAGTCCAAAGAG CCCCTCCATCAGAGGAGAGAGTTTCCTCACATCTGCCTCAAgaccctttctgcctgcctccttaCTCTACAGGTCTCAATATATACATGTTACCCTCCAAGAAAGACCTTCAGGCCACTggacctaaccctaaaccctgtTATGCTGCCACACCTTATGTGTCATTTATCATAtgccattaaatatttatttttatttaaggtaCTCTACTGTACCCTCTCCAGGAAAGGGACCATGATGATTTTATCTCTGTATCCAGAGCCTCTGGCACATAGAAAATGTTCAACAgatactttttaa
- the SLAMF6 gene encoding SLAM family member 6 isoform X4: MFWLLPPLLLVFSSPGNTASQDSSKPLRVNGVLGEAVTLSLKPPVPTGIQSTTWLHNGNSIAFILPKAVSDSNFFVTDPEWKDRLQPAENYSLRLSNLTGADAGRYCAQMTIQTSKEFSCYTLQVFRRLRNVQTASHTWLSETGTCEIHLTCFVENSKDTFIRWQVVGNTSVNEANLSISWDSRNSGEQEFTCIAENPVSNISLSVSTQRLCEGVLSTKNQPDAKWIVTVVVVVLMCTAIIVGLFVWRKKDRLWRTAETIRNIDYVSVSPGNTVYAHVTHPNRQINSPIPVKSSDFSTIYSTVHQSKEPLHQRREFPHICLKTLSACLLTLQVSIYTCYPPRKTFRPLDLTLNPVMLPHLMCHLSYAIKYLFLFKVLYCTLSRKGTMMILSLYPEPLAHRKCSTDTF; encoded by the exons GGAACACAGCTTCGCAAGACAGCTCAAAGCCACTGAGAGTGAATGGGGTCTTGGGGGAGGCGGTAACCCTTTCCCTGAAGCCTCCTGTGCCGACGGGTATTCAGTCCACCACCTGGCTTCACAATGGAAACTCCATCGCCTTCATACTGCCGAAAGCTGTCTCAGATTCCAACTTTTTCGTGACTGACCCAGAATGGAAAGATCGACTGCAGCCAGCGGAGAACTACTCCCTACGACTCAGCAACCTGACCGGGGCAGACGCAGGACGTTACTGCGCCCAGATGACCATTCAGACCTCTAAAGAGTTCTCCTGTTACACTCTGCAGGTCTTCA GACGGCTGAGGAACGTACAAACTGCCAGTCACACTTGGCTGTCTGAGACTGGGACCTGTGAGATCCATCTGACCTGCTTTGTGGAGAACTCAAAGGACACCTTCATAAGGTGGCAGGTTGTAGGAAACACATCTGTAAATGAAGCAAACCTCTCCatctcctgggactccaggaatTCCGGGGAACAGGAGTTCACCTGCATAGCTGAGAATCCTGTCAGCAACATATCCCTCTCTGTCTCCACACAGAGACTCTGTGAAG gtgTTTTGAGTACGAAAAATCAGCCTGATGCCAAGTGGATTGTAACTGTGGTTGTGGTTGTTTTGATGTGCACAGCCATCATTGTGGGGTTAtttgtttggaggaaaaaagaTCGTTTGTGGAGGACAG CAGAGACCATAAGGAACATAGACTATGTCTCCGTCTCTCCAGGGAATACCGTGTATGCTCATGTCACACATCCAAACAGG CAAATAAATAGCCCAATACCTGTGAAAAGCAGTGATTTCTCCACCATTTACTCCACAGTTCATCAGTCCAAAGAG CCCCTCCATCAGAGGAGAGAGTTTCCTCACATCTGCCTCAAgaccctttctgcctgcctccttaCTCTACAGGTCTCAATATATACATGTTACCCTCCAAGAAAGACCTTCAGGCCACTggacctaaccctaaaccctgtTATGCTGCCACACCTTATGTGTCATTTATCATAtgccattaaatatttatttttatttaaggtaCTCTACTGTACCCTCTCCAGGAAAGGGACCATGATGATTTTATCTCTGTATCCAGAGCCTCTGGCACATAGAAAATGTTCAACAgatactttttaa
- the SLAMF6 gene encoding SLAM family member 6 isoform X7, which produces MFWLLPPLLLVFSSPGNTASQDSSKPLRVNGVLGEAVTLSLKPPVPTGIQSTTWLHNGNSIAFILPKAVSDSNFFVTDPEWKDRLQPAENYSLRLSNLTGADAGRYCAQMTIQTSKEFSCYTLQVFRRLRNVQTASHTWLSETGTCEIHLTCFVENSKDTFIRWQVVGNTSVNEANLSISWDSRNSGEQEFTCIAENPVSNISLSVSTQRLCEGVLSTKNQPDAKWIVTVVVVVLMCTAIIVGLFVWRKKDRLWRTGIFHFSTPQTLSPAETIRNIDYVSVSPGNTVYAHVTHPNRQINSPIPVKSSDFSTIYSTVHQSKESKPISSRTTALNNVI; this is translated from the exons GGAACACAGCTTCGCAAGACAGCTCAAAGCCACTGAGAGTGAATGGGGTCTTGGGGGAGGCGGTAACCCTTTCCCTGAAGCCTCCTGTGCCGACGGGTATTCAGTCCACCACCTGGCTTCACAATGGAAACTCCATCGCCTTCATACTGCCGAAAGCTGTCTCAGATTCCAACTTTTTCGTGACTGACCCAGAATGGAAAGATCGACTGCAGCCAGCGGAGAACTACTCCCTACGACTCAGCAACCTGACCGGGGCAGACGCAGGACGTTACTGCGCCCAGATGACCATTCAGACCTCTAAAGAGTTCTCCTGTTACACTCTGCAGGTCTTCA GACGGCTGAGGAACGTACAAACTGCCAGTCACACTTGGCTGTCTGAGACTGGGACCTGTGAGATCCATCTGACCTGCTTTGTGGAGAACTCAAAGGACACCTTCATAAGGTGGCAGGTTGTAGGAAACACATCTGTAAATGAAGCAAACCTCTCCatctcctgggactccaggaatTCCGGGGAACAGGAGTTCACCTGCATAGCTGAGAATCCTGTCAGCAACATATCCCTCTCTGTCTCCACACAGAGACTCTGTGAAG gtgTTTTGAGTACGAAAAATCAGCCTGATGCCAAGTGGATTGTAACTGTGGTTGTGGTTGTTTTGATGTGCACAGCCATCATTGTGGGGTTAtttgtttggaggaaaaaagaTCGTTTGTGGAGGACAG gcaTCTTTCATTTCTCTACTCCACAAACCCTGAGTCCTG CAGAGACCATAAGGAACATAGACTATGTCTCCGTCTCTCCAGGGAATACCGTGTATGCTCATGTCACACATCCAAACAGG CAAATAAATAGCCCAATACCTGTGAAAAGCAGTGATTTCTCCACCATTTACTCCACAGTTCATCAGTCCAAAGAG aGTAAACCTATTTCTTCCAGGACAACTGCCCTCAACAATGTCATTTAA
- the SLAMF6 gene encoding SLAM family member 6 isoform X8, producing the protein MFWLLPPLLLVFSSPGNTASQDSSKPLRVNGVLGEAVTLSLKPPVPTGIQSTTWLHNGNSIAFILPKAVSDSNFFVTDPEWKDRLQPAENYSLRLSNLTGADAGRYCAQMTIQTSKEFSCYTLQVFRRLRNVQTASHTWLSETGTCEIHLTCFVENSKDTFIRWQVVGNTSVNEANLSISWDSRNSGEQEFTCIAENPVSNISLSVSTQRLCEGVLSTKNQPDAKWIVTVVVVVLMCTAIIVGLFVWRKKDRLWRTGIFHFSTPQTLSPAETIRNIDYVSVSPGNTVYAHVTHPNRQINSPIPVKSSDFSTIYSTVHQSKEDNCPQQCHLSC; encoded by the exons GGAACACAGCTTCGCAAGACAGCTCAAAGCCACTGAGAGTGAATGGGGTCTTGGGGGAGGCGGTAACCCTTTCCCTGAAGCCTCCTGTGCCGACGGGTATTCAGTCCACCACCTGGCTTCACAATGGAAACTCCATCGCCTTCATACTGCCGAAAGCTGTCTCAGATTCCAACTTTTTCGTGACTGACCCAGAATGGAAAGATCGACTGCAGCCAGCGGAGAACTACTCCCTACGACTCAGCAACCTGACCGGGGCAGACGCAGGACGTTACTGCGCCCAGATGACCATTCAGACCTCTAAAGAGTTCTCCTGTTACACTCTGCAGGTCTTCA GACGGCTGAGGAACGTACAAACTGCCAGTCACACTTGGCTGTCTGAGACTGGGACCTGTGAGATCCATCTGACCTGCTTTGTGGAGAACTCAAAGGACACCTTCATAAGGTGGCAGGTTGTAGGAAACACATCTGTAAATGAAGCAAACCTCTCCatctcctgggactccaggaatTCCGGGGAACAGGAGTTCACCTGCATAGCTGAGAATCCTGTCAGCAACATATCCCTCTCTGTCTCCACACAGAGACTCTGTGAAG gtgTTTTGAGTACGAAAAATCAGCCTGATGCCAAGTGGATTGTAACTGTGGTTGTGGTTGTTTTGATGTGCACAGCCATCATTGTGGGGTTAtttgtttggaggaaaaaagaTCGTTTGTGGAGGACAG gcaTCTTTCATTTCTCTACTCCACAAACCCTGAGTCCTG CAGAGACCATAAGGAACATAGACTATGTCTCCGTCTCTCCAGGGAATACCGTGTATGCTCATGTCACACATCCAAACAGG CAAATAAATAGCCCAATACCTGTGAAAAGCAGTGATTTCTCCACCATTTACTCCACAGTTCATCAGTCCAAAGAG GACAACTGCCCTCAACAATGTCATTTAAGTTGTTGA
- the SLAMF6 gene encoding SLAM family member 6 isoform X2: MFWLLPPLLLVFSSPGNTASQDSSKPLRVNGVLGEAVTLSLKPPVPTGIQSTTWLHNGNSIAFILPKAVSDSNFFVTDPEWKDRLQPAENYSLRLSNLTGADAGRYCAQMTIQTSKEFSCYTLQVFRRLRNVQTASHTWLSETGTCEIHLTCFVENSKDTFIRWQVVGNTSVNEANLSISWDSRNSGEQEFTCIAENPVSNISLSVSTQRLCEGVLSTKNQPDAKWIVTVVVVVLMCTAIIVGLFVWRKKDRLWRTGIFHFSTPQTLSPAETIRNIDYVSVSPGNTVYAHVTHPNRQINSPIPVKSSDFSTIYSTVHQSKEPLHQRREFPHICLKTLSACLLTLQVSIYTCYPPRKTFRPLDLTLNPVMLPHLMCHLSYAIKYLFLFKVLYCTLSRKGTMMILSLYPEPLAHRKCSTDTF, from the exons GGAACACAGCTTCGCAAGACAGCTCAAAGCCACTGAGAGTGAATGGGGTCTTGGGGGAGGCGGTAACCCTTTCCCTGAAGCCTCCTGTGCCGACGGGTATTCAGTCCACCACCTGGCTTCACAATGGAAACTCCATCGCCTTCATACTGCCGAAAGCTGTCTCAGATTCCAACTTTTTCGTGACTGACCCAGAATGGAAAGATCGACTGCAGCCAGCGGAGAACTACTCCCTACGACTCAGCAACCTGACCGGGGCAGACGCAGGACGTTACTGCGCCCAGATGACCATTCAGACCTCTAAAGAGTTCTCCTGTTACACTCTGCAGGTCTTCA GACGGCTGAGGAACGTACAAACTGCCAGTCACACTTGGCTGTCTGAGACTGGGACCTGTGAGATCCATCTGACCTGCTTTGTGGAGAACTCAAAGGACACCTTCATAAGGTGGCAGGTTGTAGGAAACACATCTGTAAATGAAGCAAACCTCTCCatctcctgggactccaggaatTCCGGGGAACAGGAGTTCACCTGCATAGCTGAGAATCCTGTCAGCAACATATCCCTCTCTGTCTCCACACAGAGACTCTGTGAAG gtgTTTTGAGTACGAAAAATCAGCCTGATGCCAAGTGGATTGTAACTGTGGTTGTGGTTGTTTTGATGTGCACAGCCATCATTGTGGGGTTAtttgtttggaggaaaaaagaTCGTTTGTGGAGGACAG gcaTCTTTCATTTCTCTACTCCACAAACCCTGAGTCCTG CAGAGACCATAAGGAACATAGACTATGTCTCCGTCTCTCCAGGGAATACCGTGTATGCTCATGTCACACATCCAAACAGG CAAATAAATAGCCCAATACCTGTGAAAAGCAGTGATTTCTCCACCATTTACTCCACAGTTCATCAGTCCAAAGAG CCCCTCCATCAGAGGAGAGAGTTTCCTCACATCTGCCTCAAgaccctttctgcctgcctccttaCTCTACAGGTCTCAATATATACATGTTACCCTCCAAGAAAGACCTTCAGGCCACTggacctaaccctaaaccctgtTATGCTGCCACACCTTATGTGTCATTTATCATAtgccattaaatatttatttttatttaaggtaCTCTACTGTACCCTCTCCAGGAAAGGGACCATGATGATTTTATCTCTGTATCCAGAGCCTCTGGCACATAGAAAATGTTCAACAgatactttttaa
- the SLAMF6 gene encoding SLAM family member 6 isoform X1 has protein sequence MFWLLPPLLLVFSSPGNTASQDSSKPLRVNGVLGEAVTLSLKPPVPTGIQSTTWLHNGNSIAFILPKAVSDSNFFVTDPEWKDRLQPAENYSLRLSNLTGADAGRYCAQMTIQTSKEFSCYTLQVFRRLRNVQTASHTWLSETGTCEIHLTCFVENSKDTFIRWQVVGNTSVNEANLSISWDSRNSGEQEFTCIAENPVSNISLSVSTQRLCEGVLSTKNQPDAKWIVTVVVVVLMCTAIIVGLFVWRKKDRLWRTGKRREARPLGQPLGCDQRPAKFLRGVGPTGKCPTKLQGLAALHFPCSPPPPHPLERHLWAWGRVWEPLSLHSQISIYLILFFRHLSFLYSTNPESCRDHKEHRLCLRLSREYRVCSCHTSKQAPPSEERVSSHLPQDPFCLPPYSTGLNIYMLPSKKDLQATGPNPKPCYAATPYVSFIICH, from the exons GGAACACAGCTTCGCAAGACAGCTCAAAGCCACTGAGAGTGAATGGGGTCTTGGGGGAGGCGGTAACCCTTTCCCTGAAGCCTCCTGTGCCGACGGGTATTCAGTCCACCACCTGGCTTCACAATGGAAACTCCATCGCCTTCATACTGCCGAAAGCTGTCTCAGATTCCAACTTTTTCGTGACTGACCCAGAATGGAAAGATCGACTGCAGCCAGCGGAGAACTACTCCCTACGACTCAGCAACCTGACCGGGGCAGACGCAGGACGTTACTGCGCCCAGATGACCATTCAGACCTCTAAAGAGTTCTCCTGTTACACTCTGCAGGTCTTCA GACGGCTGAGGAACGTACAAACTGCCAGTCACACTTGGCTGTCTGAGACTGGGACCTGTGAGATCCATCTGACCTGCTTTGTGGAGAACTCAAAGGACACCTTCATAAGGTGGCAGGTTGTAGGAAACACATCTGTAAATGAAGCAAACCTCTCCatctcctgggactccaggaatTCCGGGGAACAGGAGTTCACCTGCATAGCTGAGAATCCTGTCAGCAACATATCCCTCTCTGTCTCCACACAGAGACTCTGTGAAG gtgTTTTGAGTACGAAAAATCAGCCTGATGCCAAGTGGATTGTAACTGTGGTTGTGGTTGTTTTGATGTGCACAGCCATCATTGTGGGGTTAtttgtttggaggaaaaaagaTCGTTTGTGGAGGACAGGTAAAAGGAGGGAGGCTCGTCCACTGGGACAACCCCTGGGATGCGACCAAAGACCTGCTAAGTTTCTAAGGGGAGTGGGTCCGACCGGCAAATGCCCAACCAAGCTTCAAGGTCTAGCTGCATTGCACTTCCCGTGCAGCCCACCTCCCCCACATCCTCTAGAGAGACACCTGTGGGCATGGGGTAGGGTGTGGGAGCCTCTCTCACTACACTCACAAATTTCAATttacctgattttatttttcaggcaTCTTTCATTTCTCTACTCCACAAACCCTGAGTCCTG CAGAGACCATAAGGAACATAGACTATGTCTCCGTCTCTCCAGGGAATACCGTGTATGCTCATGTCACACATCCAAACAGG CCCCTCCATCAGAGGAGAGAGTTTCCTCACATCTGCCTCAAgaccctttctgcctgcctccttaCTCTACAGGTCTCAATATATACATGTTACCCTCCAAGAAAGACCTTCAGGCCACTggacctaaccctaaaccctgtTATGCTGCCACACCTTATGTGTCATTTATCATAtgccattaa
- the SLAMF6 gene encoding SLAM family member 6 isoform X6 yields MFWLLPPLLLVFSSPGNTASQDSSKPLRVNGVLGEAVTLSLKPPVPTGIQSTTWLHNGNSIAFILPKAVSDSNFFVTDPEWKDRLQPAENYSLRLSNLTGADAGRYCAQMTIQTSKEFSCYTLQVFRRLRNVQTASHTWLSETGTCEIHLTCFVENSKDTFIRWQVVGNTSVNEANLSISWDSRNSGEQEFTCIAENPVSNISLSVSTQRLCEGVLSTKNQPDAKWIVTVVVVVLMCTAIIVGLFVWRKKDRLWRTGIFHFSTPQTLSPAETIRNIDYVSVSPGNTVYAHVTHPNRPLHQRREFPHICLKTLSACLLTLQVSIYTCYPPRKTFRPLDLTLNPVMLPHLMCHLSYAIKYLFLFKVLYCTLSRKGTMMILSLYPEPLAHRKCSTDTF; encoded by the exons GGAACACAGCTTCGCAAGACAGCTCAAAGCCACTGAGAGTGAATGGGGTCTTGGGGGAGGCGGTAACCCTTTCCCTGAAGCCTCCTGTGCCGACGGGTATTCAGTCCACCACCTGGCTTCACAATGGAAACTCCATCGCCTTCATACTGCCGAAAGCTGTCTCAGATTCCAACTTTTTCGTGACTGACCCAGAATGGAAAGATCGACTGCAGCCAGCGGAGAACTACTCCCTACGACTCAGCAACCTGACCGGGGCAGACGCAGGACGTTACTGCGCCCAGATGACCATTCAGACCTCTAAAGAGTTCTCCTGTTACACTCTGCAGGTCTTCA GACGGCTGAGGAACGTACAAACTGCCAGTCACACTTGGCTGTCTGAGACTGGGACCTGTGAGATCCATCTGACCTGCTTTGTGGAGAACTCAAAGGACACCTTCATAAGGTGGCAGGTTGTAGGAAACACATCTGTAAATGAAGCAAACCTCTCCatctcctgggactccaggaatTCCGGGGAACAGGAGTTCACCTGCATAGCTGAGAATCCTGTCAGCAACATATCCCTCTCTGTCTCCACACAGAGACTCTGTGAAG gtgTTTTGAGTACGAAAAATCAGCCTGATGCCAAGTGGATTGTAACTGTGGTTGTGGTTGTTTTGATGTGCACAGCCATCATTGTGGGGTTAtttgtttggaggaaaaaagaTCGTTTGTGGAGGACAG gcaTCTTTCATTTCTCTACTCCACAAACCCTGAGTCCTG CAGAGACCATAAGGAACATAGACTATGTCTCCGTCTCTCCAGGGAATACCGTGTATGCTCATGTCACACATCCAAACAGG CCCCTCCATCAGAGGAGAGAGTTTCCTCACATCTGCCTCAAgaccctttctgcctgcctccttaCTCTACAGGTCTCAATATATACATGTTACCCTCCAAGAAAGACCTTCAGGCCACTggacctaaccctaaaccctgtTATGCTGCCACACCTTATGTGTCATTTATCATAtgccattaaatatttatttttatttaaggtaCTCTACTGTACCCTCTCCAGGAAAGGGACCATGATGATTTTATCTCTGTATCCAGAGCCTCTGGCACATAGAAAATGTTCAACAgatactttttaa
- the SLAMF6 gene encoding SLAM family member 6 isoform X5 — translation MFWLLPPLLLVFSSPGNTASQDSSKPLRVNGVLGEAVTLSLKPPVPTGIQSTTWLHNGNSIAFILPKAVSDSNFFVTDPEWKDRLQPAENYSLRLSNLTGADAGRYCAQMTIQTSKEFSCYTLQVFRRLRNVQTASHTWLSETGTCEIHLTCFVENSKDTFIRWQVVGNTSVNEANLSISWDSRNSGEQEFTCIAENPVSNISLSVSTQRLCEGVLSTKNQPDAKWIVTVVVVVLMCTAIIVGLFVWRKKDRLWRTETIRNIDYVSVSPGNTVYAHVTHPNRQINSPIPVKSSDFSTIYSTVHQSKEPLHQRREFPHICLKTLSACLLTLQVSIYTCYPPRKTFRPLDLTLNPVMLPHLMCHLSYAIKYLFLFKVLYCTLSRKGTMMILSLYPEPLAHRKCSTDTF, via the exons GGAACACAGCTTCGCAAGACAGCTCAAAGCCACTGAGAGTGAATGGGGTCTTGGGGGAGGCGGTAACCCTTTCCCTGAAGCCTCCTGTGCCGACGGGTATTCAGTCCACCACCTGGCTTCACAATGGAAACTCCATCGCCTTCATACTGCCGAAAGCTGTCTCAGATTCCAACTTTTTCGTGACTGACCCAGAATGGAAAGATCGACTGCAGCCAGCGGAGAACTACTCCCTACGACTCAGCAACCTGACCGGGGCAGACGCAGGACGTTACTGCGCCCAGATGACCATTCAGACCTCTAAAGAGTTCTCCTGTTACACTCTGCAGGTCTTCA GACGGCTGAGGAACGTACAAACTGCCAGTCACACTTGGCTGTCTGAGACTGGGACCTGTGAGATCCATCTGACCTGCTTTGTGGAGAACTCAAAGGACACCTTCATAAGGTGGCAGGTTGTAGGAAACACATCTGTAAATGAAGCAAACCTCTCCatctcctgggactccaggaatTCCGGGGAACAGGAGTTCACCTGCATAGCTGAGAATCCTGTCAGCAACATATCCCTCTCTGTCTCCACACAGAGACTCTGTGAAG gtgTTTTGAGTACGAAAAATCAGCCTGATGCCAAGTGGATTGTAACTGTGGTTGTGGTTGTTTTGATGTGCACAGCCATCATTGTGGGGTTAtttgtttggaggaaaaaagaTCGTTTGTGGAGGACAG AGACCATAAGGAACATAGACTATGTCTCCGTCTCTCCAGGGAATACCGTGTATGCTCATGTCACACATCCAAACAGG CAAATAAATAGCCCAATACCTGTGAAAAGCAGTGATTTCTCCACCATTTACTCCACAGTTCATCAGTCCAAAGAG CCCCTCCATCAGAGGAGAGAGTTTCCTCACATCTGCCTCAAgaccctttctgcctgcctccttaCTCTACAGGTCTCAATATATACATGTTACCCTCCAAGAAAGACCTTCAGGCCACTggacctaaccctaaaccctgtTATGCTGCCACACCTTATGTGTCATTTATCATAtgccattaaatatttatttttatttaaggtaCTCTACTGTACCCTCTCCAGGAAAGGGACCATGATGATTTTATCTCTGTATCCAGAGCCTCTGGCACATAGAAAATGTTCAACAgatactttttaa